A window of Pirellula sp. SH-Sr6A contains these coding sequences:
- the flgC gene encoding flagellar basal body rod protein FlgC — MISPLDISTSALVAQRVRLNTISGNIANMSTLKNEEGENKPYQPRFVVFKTDEDKAEGGAAGVKIDKVEIDQSEPKYRYQPDHPLAITEGKWKGYVAYPNIDMNEQFVDALEASRAYEANVGVIEVTKGMTRQTLSILA, encoded by the coding sequence ATGATTTCTCCATTGGATATTAGCACCAGTGCTTTGGTGGCGCAGCGCGTCCGCTTGAACACGATCTCCGGCAATATCGCAAATATGTCGACGTTGAAAAACGAAGAGGGGGAAAACAAACCGTATCAACCTCGCTTCGTGGTCTTCAAAACCGACGAAGACAAAGCCGAAGGAGGAGCGGCTGGTGTGAAAATCGACAAGGTTGAGATCGATCAATCGGAGCCCAAATACCGCTACCAACCCGATCACCCTTTGGCTATCACCGAAGGGAAATGGAAGGGGTATGTTGCCTACCCGAATATCGACATGAATGAACAGTTTGTCGATGCCCTCGAAGCGTCGCGCGCCTACGAGGCAAACGTCGGGGTGATTGAAGTCACCAAAGGGATGACCCGTCAAACCCTGAGCATCCTGGCTTAA
- the fliE gene encoding flagellar hook-basal body complex protein FliE: MQLRGQELFSHHQDRVQQLLDQIASRQKIVDDQPQEETPFASLMTEGIGRVNAHQLDSQDLVEQLLSGGDVNQAEVFTSVQKADMSFRLLVQIRNKLMQAYEELNSIRV, translated from the coding sequence ATGCAGTTGCGAGGCCAGGAACTCTTTTCCCATCACCAAGATCGAGTCCAGCAATTACTGGATCAGATCGCGTCACGCCAAAAGATCGTTGACGATCAACCCCAAGAAGAGACTCCCTTCGCTTCGCTAATGACCGAAGGAATCGGTCGTGTGAACGCGCACCAATTGGACTCTCAAGACCTAGTCGAACAGCTACTCTCAGGCGGCGACGTCAACCAAGCGGAAGTCTTCACGAGCGTTCAGAAAGCGGACATGTCCTTTCGCCTGCTGGTCCAAATCCGAAACAAACTCATGCAAGCCTACGAAGAATTGAATTCCATACGAGTCTAA